From the Danaus plexippus chromosome 5, MEX_DaPlex, whole genome shotgun sequence genome, one window contains:
- the LOC116768938 gene encoding myosin light chain alkali isoform X1 codes for MSDLSKNEIERASFAFSIYDFDGSGKIDAFNVGDILRALNSNPTLATIEKLGGTKKKGEKQLSLEEFLPIYSQCKKDKDQGCYEDFLECLKLYDKNENGLMLGAELTHTLLALGEKLDDNEVAEVTKDCMDPEDDDGMIPYASFLKKMVAGWQGDKPAAAKAEAAPAP; via the exons GGGCATCCTTCGCCTTCTCCATCTACGACTTCGATGGTAGCGGCAAGATCGATGCCTTCAACGTTGGTGACATCCTGAGGGCACTCAACTCAAACCCCACACTCGCCACCATCGAGAAACTCGGCGGCACCAAGAAGAAGGGCGAGAAACAGCTCTCA CTTGAAGAGTTCCTTCCCATCTACAGCCAATGCAAGAAAGACAAAGACCAGGGATGCTACGAGGACTTCCTTGAATGTCTGAAGCTGTACGACAAGAATGAGAACGGTCTCATGCTTGGCGCTGAATTGACACACACTCTATTGGCATTAG GCGAGAAACTTGACGACAATGAAGTCGCAGAGGTTACAAAGGACTGCATGGACCCTGAAGACGATGATGGCATGATCCCATACGCAT cTTTTCTCAAAAAAATGGTGGCGGGTTGGCAGGGCGATAAACCAGCGGCCGCTAAGGCGGAAGCCGCGCCCGCGCCTTAG
- the LOC116768938 gene encoding myosin light chain alkali isoform X2, giving the protein MSDLSKNEIERASFAFSIYDFDGSGKIDAFNVGDILRALNSNPTLATIEKLGGTKKKGEKQLSLEEFLPIYSQCKKDKDQGCYEDFLECLKLYDKNENGLMLGAELTHTLLALGEKLDDNEVAEVTKDCMDPEDDDGMIPYASFLKKVMA; this is encoded by the exons GGGCATCCTTCGCCTTCTCCATCTACGACTTCGATGGTAGCGGCAAGATCGATGCCTTCAACGTTGGTGACATCCTGAGGGCACTCAACTCAAACCCCACACTCGCCACCATCGAGAAACTCGGCGGCACCAAGAAGAAGGGCGAGAAACAGCTCTCA CTTGAAGAGTTCCTTCCCATCTACAGCCAATGCAAGAAAGACAAAGACCAGGGATGCTACGAGGACTTCCTTGAATGTCTGAAGCTGTACGACAAGAATGAGAACGGTCTCATGCTTGGCGCTGAATTGACACACACTCTATTGGCATTAG GCGAGAAACTTGACGACAATGAAGTCGCAGAGGTTACAAAGGACTGCATGGACCCTGAAGACGATGATGGCATGATCCCATACGCAT cATTCCTGAAGAAGGTGATGGCGTAG
- the LOC116768936 gene encoding microtubule-associated protein tau isoform X1 — protein MEQLPSNNVNRASIEPRNQGGAINSEGAATQNLPARPPLTRADSRSAFPPQSLRLGAPQLQQRPQFQPGTGTSQAQFAPRPTNPAQRGQAPVGPPGSPQIRGQQPILRPLGPQQFTSQGPRPIQSPTFTQPPQRGPVPNNLQFGPRQPPQFGNVTTPEGSRPPVPPSNGSYKNGSALNAPINAQITSQPIQGPPKSSDSINSIQNKPVNLENQTASSENQNGKPENAYEVQGAVKGRSYSIAAAPGAPSPLKTEDDRRKSVSAVGGRYDELTSRSPGLSLIQEMKGSKDNILGSKESVRSEASNDGAKDIPERPESRLNGSKMTESFMGSLSNLSSKKKGDDDDDVIAQSNPSAAKLEITQNKTDLSDRSPSLTRSDDSPEPKAAPQPPVQSKKSPVSTTPEPQRPKTPKSDKKPEVKQEPAKDIKPKETPTKNAAKSPIYEAKSPINSKPVTSANQKPTELKTPVTPHDSKKSTPRKIVSAPASRSKDGDNDSGVDESTQGNDLNGSPSSPNKKLPSKLPTKEKSSSSLKQSLSRSSSKSATAKTPETPQPGEKKKVPMNKVQVGSAPSPNIKAVKSKIGSLENTTYKPGGGKVKIENRKLDFNNVTPKIAAKNDAYTPSGGAKKITTTKLEWNAKSKIGSLQNAAYKPGGGDKKIETVKLDFKEKAKPKVASTVNITHKPGGGTIKIENQKLEFKAQSKVGSLDNVKHKPGGGDIKIFDDKDYIKQIGGVSPQPSGVSRQESPVPPSTQASKADENLNQQQF, from the exons atggaGCAATTACCGAGTAACAACGTCAATCGG GCTTCAATTGAGCCTCGGAATCAGGGTGGGGCTATCAATTCAGAAGGTGCGGCAACTCAGAATCTTCCGGCTCGTCCACCGTTAACAAGAGCAGACTCTCGATCAGCTTTCCCACCGCAGTCTCTCCGACTAGGAGCACCCCAATTACAACAGAGGCCTCAATTTCAACCAGGAACTGGGACTTCTCAAGCACAATTTGCACCTCGGCCTACAAACCCAGCTCAAAGAGGACAGGCTCCGGTTGGTCCCCCAGGATCTCCGCAAATCCGAGGTCAACAACCTATTTTGCGTCCATTAGGTCCACAACAGTTTACATCTCAAGGTCCTAGACCTATTCAGTCTCCAACATTTACCCAGCCACCGCAGCGCGGCCCGGTACCAAACAATCTACAGTTTGGTCCTAGACAACCTCCACAATTTGGGAACGTTACAACCCCAGAAGGTTCCAGACCACCTGTACCTCCATCCAACGGGTCTTATAAAAACGGTAGTGCATTGAATGCTCCAATAAACGCACAAATTACAAGCCAGCCAATACAAGGCCCTCCAAAGAGTAGTGACTCTATTAACTCCATCCAAAACAAACCGGTCAACCTGGAGAACCAAACAGCATCGAGCGAAAATCAAAATGGGAAGCCGGAAAATGCCTACGAAGTTCAGGGAGCGGTTAAAGGAAGGAGCTACAGCATTGCAGCCGCTCCTGGGGCACCAAGCCCTTTAAAAACGGAAGATGACAGAAGAAAATCAGTGAGTGCTGTAGGTGGACGGTATGATGAGTTGACTAGTCGTAGTCCAGGGCTAAGTTTGATACAGGAAATGAAAGGCAGTAAAGATAATATTCTTGGCTCCAAAGAAAGTGTTCGATCTGAAGCATCCAACGATGGGGCTAAAGATATCCCTGAACGTCCAGAGTCTCGATTGAATGGATCCAAAATGACAGAATCCTTTATGGGATCTTTGTCAAACCTGTCATCTAAAAAGAAAGGAGATGACGATGATGACGTCATCGCACAGAGCAACCCCTCTGCAGCAAAGCTGGAAATAactcaaaataaaactgatctcTCCGACCGTTCTCCGTCTTTAACTAGAAGTGATGATTCGCCAGAACCTAAAGCCGCACCACAGCCTCCAGTTCAATCAAAGAAATCGCCGGTTTCTACTACTCCTGAGCCACAACGCCCAAAAACACCTAAGTCCGACAAAAAACCAGAAGTAAAACAAGAGCCAGCTAAAGATATAAAACCAAAAGAAACACCTACTAAAAACGCAGCAAAGTCTCCAATTTATGAGGCAAAATCACCAATAAATTCAAAACCTGTTACATCTGCAAATCAAAAACCAACTGAACTTAAAACTCCTGTAACACCACACGATTCCAAAAAATCAACACCACGCAAAATCGTTTCTGCGCCAGCTTCGCGTTCTAAAG atGGCGACAATGACAGCGGTGTAGACGAATCTACCCAAGGAAAC GATCTTAATGGCTCGCCAAGTTCACCGAACAAGAAGCTCCCTAGCAAATTGCCGACAAAGGAAAAATCAAGCAGCAGTTTAAAGCAAAGCCTGTCGCGTTCATCCAGCAAGAGTGCAACGGCCAAGACTCCTGAAACTCCACAACCCGGCGAGAAGAAAA AAGTACCCATGAACAAGGTTCAAGTAGGAAGCGCACCATCGCCAAACATTAAAGCCGTAAAATCAAAAATCGGTTCTTTGGAGAACACAACGTACAAACCTGGCGGTGGAAAAGTCAAAATAGAAAACAGGAAGCTCGATTTCAATAACGTCACTCCTAAAATCGCTGCGAAAAATGATGCTTACACTCCGAGCGGTGGGGCAAAGAAG ATCACAACCACCAAATTAGAATGGAACGCAAAATCAAAGATCGGCTCACTCCAAAACGCCGCATACAAACCTGGCGGAGGAGATAAGAAGATAGAGACAGTGAAGTTGGACTTCAAGGAAAAAGCGAAGCCAAAGGTCGCGTCCACCGTTAACATCACACACAAACCAGGCGGTGGAACCATTAAG ATTGAGAATCAAAAATTGGAATTCAAAGCGCAAAGTAAAGTTGGGTCTTTGGACAACGTGAAACACAAACCGGGCGGCGGTGACATCAAGATATTTGATGATAAAGATTACATCAAGCAGATAGGAGGAGTGTCTCCTCAGCCGAGCGGAGTGTCACGACAGGAG AGTCCAGTACCGCCGTCAACACAGGCATCAAAAGCAGATGAGAATCTGAATCAGCAGCAGTTTTAA
- the LOC116768936 gene encoding serine/arginine repetitive matrix protein 2 isoform X2: MEQLPSNNVNRASIEPRNQGGAINSEGAATQNLPARPPLTRADSRSAFPPQSLRLGAPQLQQRPQFQPGTGTSQAQFAPRPTNPAQRGQAPVGPPGSPQIRGQQPILRPLGPQQFTSQGPRPIQSPTFTQPPQRGPVPNNLQFGPRQPPQFGNVTTPEGSRPPVPPSNGSYKNGSALNAPINAQITSQPIQGPPKSSDSINSIQNKPVNLENQTASSENQNGKPENAYEVQGAVKGRSYSIAAAPGAPSPLKTEDDRRKSVSAVGGRYDELTSRSPGLSLIQEMKGSKDNILGSKESVRSEASNDGAKDIPERPESRLNGSKMTESFMGSLSNLSSKKKGDDDDDVIAQSNPSAAKLEITQNKTDLSDRSPSLTRSDDSPEPKAAPQPPVQSKKSPVSTTPEPQRPKTPKSDKKPEVKQEPAKDIKPKETPTKNAAKSPIYEAKSPINSKPVTSANQKPTELKTPVTPHDSKKSTPRKIVSAPASRSKDGDNDSGVDESTQGNDLNGSPSSPNKKLPSKLPTKEKSSSSLKQSLSRSSSKSATAKTPETPQPGEKKKVPMNKVQVGSAPSPNIKAVKSKIGSLENTTYKPGGGKVKIENRKLDFNNVTPKIAAKNDAYTPSGGAKKITTTKLEWNAKSKIGSLQNAAYKPGGGDKKIETVKLDFKEKAKPKVASTVNITHKPGGGTIKDDYVSDWGDRPLSRSRSARFTRTPRTPLPSHAPLTPRTLSPRRERAAVRNNTRTSCSRRTSLTHRPAFSIY, translated from the exons atggaGCAATTACCGAGTAACAACGTCAATCGG GCTTCAATTGAGCCTCGGAATCAGGGTGGGGCTATCAATTCAGAAGGTGCGGCAACTCAGAATCTTCCGGCTCGTCCACCGTTAACAAGAGCAGACTCTCGATCAGCTTTCCCACCGCAGTCTCTCCGACTAGGAGCACCCCAATTACAACAGAGGCCTCAATTTCAACCAGGAACTGGGACTTCTCAAGCACAATTTGCACCTCGGCCTACAAACCCAGCTCAAAGAGGACAGGCTCCGGTTGGTCCCCCAGGATCTCCGCAAATCCGAGGTCAACAACCTATTTTGCGTCCATTAGGTCCACAACAGTTTACATCTCAAGGTCCTAGACCTATTCAGTCTCCAACATTTACCCAGCCACCGCAGCGCGGCCCGGTACCAAACAATCTACAGTTTGGTCCTAGACAACCTCCACAATTTGGGAACGTTACAACCCCAGAAGGTTCCAGACCACCTGTACCTCCATCCAACGGGTCTTATAAAAACGGTAGTGCATTGAATGCTCCAATAAACGCACAAATTACAAGCCAGCCAATACAAGGCCCTCCAAAGAGTAGTGACTCTATTAACTCCATCCAAAACAAACCGGTCAACCTGGAGAACCAAACAGCATCGAGCGAAAATCAAAATGGGAAGCCGGAAAATGCCTACGAAGTTCAGGGAGCGGTTAAAGGAAGGAGCTACAGCATTGCAGCCGCTCCTGGGGCACCAAGCCCTTTAAAAACGGAAGATGACAGAAGAAAATCAGTGAGTGCTGTAGGTGGACGGTATGATGAGTTGACTAGTCGTAGTCCAGGGCTAAGTTTGATACAGGAAATGAAAGGCAGTAAAGATAATATTCTTGGCTCCAAAGAAAGTGTTCGATCTGAAGCATCCAACGATGGGGCTAAAGATATCCCTGAACGTCCAGAGTCTCGATTGAATGGATCCAAAATGACAGAATCCTTTATGGGATCTTTGTCAAACCTGTCATCTAAAAAGAAAGGAGATGACGATGATGACGTCATCGCACAGAGCAACCCCTCTGCAGCAAAGCTGGAAATAactcaaaataaaactgatctcTCCGACCGTTCTCCGTCTTTAACTAGAAGTGATGATTCGCCAGAACCTAAAGCCGCACCACAGCCTCCAGTTCAATCAAAGAAATCGCCGGTTTCTACTACTCCTGAGCCACAACGCCCAAAAACACCTAAGTCCGACAAAAAACCAGAAGTAAAACAAGAGCCAGCTAAAGATATAAAACCAAAAGAAACACCTACTAAAAACGCAGCAAAGTCTCCAATTTATGAGGCAAAATCACCAATAAATTCAAAACCTGTTACATCTGCAAATCAAAAACCAACTGAACTTAAAACTCCTGTAACACCACACGATTCCAAAAAATCAACACCACGCAAAATCGTTTCTGCGCCAGCTTCGCGTTCTAAAG atGGCGACAATGACAGCGGTGTAGACGAATCTACCCAAGGAAAC GATCTTAATGGCTCGCCAAGTTCACCGAACAAGAAGCTCCCTAGCAAATTGCCGACAAAGGAAAAATCAAGCAGCAGTTTAAAGCAAAGCCTGTCGCGTTCATCCAGCAAGAGTGCAACGGCCAAGACTCCTGAAACTCCACAACCCGGCGAGAAGAAAA AAGTACCCATGAACAAGGTTCAAGTAGGAAGCGCACCATCGCCAAACATTAAAGCCGTAAAATCAAAAATCGGTTCTTTGGAGAACACAACGTACAAACCTGGCGGTGGAAAAGTCAAAATAGAAAACAGGAAGCTCGATTTCAATAACGTCACTCCTAAAATCGCTGCGAAAAATGATGCTTACACTCCGAGCGGTGGGGCAAAGAAG ATCACAACCACCAAATTAGAATGGAACGCAAAATCAAAGATCGGCTCACTCCAAAACGCCGCATACAAACCTGGCGGAGGAGATAAGAAGATAGAGACAGTGAAGTTGGACTTCAAGGAAAAAGCGAAGCCAAAGGTCGCGTCCACCGTTAACATCACACACAAACCAGGCGGTGGAACCATTAAG GACGACTACGTGTCGGACTGGGGTGATCGTCCGTTGTCCCGCAGCCGCTCCGCCCGTTTCACCCGTACTCCTCGCACACCCTTACCGTCTCACGCACCCCTCACCCCCCGCACCCTCAGCCCTCGCCGTGAGCGTGCAGCCGTCAGAAACAACACTAGAACATCTTGCTCCAGACGAACGAGTCTCACTCACAGACCGGCATTTTCCATATATTAG
- the LOC116768936 gene encoding microtubule-associated protein tau isoform X4, translating to MEQLPSNNVNRASIEPRNQGGAINSEGAATQNLPARPPLTRADSRSAFPPQSLRLGAPQLQQRPQFQPGTGTSQAQFAPRPTNPAQRGQAPVGPPGSPQIRGQQPILRPLGPQQFTSQGPRPIQSPTFTQPPQRGPVPNNLQFGPRQPPQFGNVTTPEGSRPPVPPSNGSYKNGSALNAPINAQITSQPIQGPPKSSDSINSIQNKPVNLENQTASSENQNGKPENAYEVQGAVKGRSYSIAAAPGAPSPLKTEDDRRKSVSAVGGRYDELTSRSPGLSLIQEMKGSKDNILGSKESVRSEASNDGAKDIPERPESRLNGSKMTESFMGSLSNLSSKKKGDDDDDVIAQSNPSAAKLEITQNKTDLSDRSPSLTRSDDSPEPKAAPQPPVQSKKSPVSTTPEPQRPKTPKSDKKPEVKQEPAKDIKPKETPTKNAAKSPIYEAKSPINSKPVTSANQKPTELKTPVTPHDSKKSTPRKIVSAPASRSKDGDNDSGVDESTQGNDLNGSPSSPNKKLPSKLPTKEKSSSSLKQSLSRSSSKSATAKTPETPQPGEKKKVPMNKVQVGSAPSPNIKAVKSKIGSLENTTYKPGGGKVKIENRKLDFNNVTPKIAAKNDAYTPSGGAKKITTTKLEWNAKSKIGSLQNAAYKPGGGDKKIETVKLDFKEKAKPKVASTVNITHKPGGGTIKSPVPPSTQASKADENLNQQQF from the exons atggaGCAATTACCGAGTAACAACGTCAATCGG GCTTCAATTGAGCCTCGGAATCAGGGTGGGGCTATCAATTCAGAAGGTGCGGCAACTCAGAATCTTCCGGCTCGTCCACCGTTAACAAGAGCAGACTCTCGATCAGCTTTCCCACCGCAGTCTCTCCGACTAGGAGCACCCCAATTACAACAGAGGCCTCAATTTCAACCAGGAACTGGGACTTCTCAAGCACAATTTGCACCTCGGCCTACAAACCCAGCTCAAAGAGGACAGGCTCCGGTTGGTCCCCCAGGATCTCCGCAAATCCGAGGTCAACAACCTATTTTGCGTCCATTAGGTCCACAACAGTTTACATCTCAAGGTCCTAGACCTATTCAGTCTCCAACATTTACCCAGCCACCGCAGCGCGGCCCGGTACCAAACAATCTACAGTTTGGTCCTAGACAACCTCCACAATTTGGGAACGTTACAACCCCAGAAGGTTCCAGACCACCTGTACCTCCATCCAACGGGTCTTATAAAAACGGTAGTGCATTGAATGCTCCAATAAACGCACAAATTACAAGCCAGCCAATACAAGGCCCTCCAAAGAGTAGTGACTCTATTAACTCCATCCAAAACAAACCGGTCAACCTGGAGAACCAAACAGCATCGAGCGAAAATCAAAATGGGAAGCCGGAAAATGCCTACGAAGTTCAGGGAGCGGTTAAAGGAAGGAGCTACAGCATTGCAGCCGCTCCTGGGGCACCAAGCCCTTTAAAAACGGAAGATGACAGAAGAAAATCAGTGAGTGCTGTAGGTGGACGGTATGATGAGTTGACTAGTCGTAGTCCAGGGCTAAGTTTGATACAGGAAATGAAAGGCAGTAAAGATAATATTCTTGGCTCCAAAGAAAGTGTTCGATCTGAAGCATCCAACGATGGGGCTAAAGATATCCCTGAACGTCCAGAGTCTCGATTGAATGGATCCAAAATGACAGAATCCTTTATGGGATCTTTGTCAAACCTGTCATCTAAAAAGAAAGGAGATGACGATGATGACGTCATCGCACAGAGCAACCCCTCTGCAGCAAAGCTGGAAATAactcaaaataaaactgatctcTCCGACCGTTCTCCGTCTTTAACTAGAAGTGATGATTCGCCAGAACCTAAAGCCGCACCACAGCCTCCAGTTCAATCAAAGAAATCGCCGGTTTCTACTACTCCTGAGCCACAACGCCCAAAAACACCTAAGTCCGACAAAAAACCAGAAGTAAAACAAGAGCCAGCTAAAGATATAAAACCAAAAGAAACACCTACTAAAAACGCAGCAAAGTCTCCAATTTATGAGGCAAAATCACCAATAAATTCAAAACCTGTTACATCTGCAAATCAAAAACCAACTGAACTTAAAACTCCTGTAACACCACACGATTCCAAAAAATCAACACCACGCAAAATCGTTTCTGCGCCAGCTTCGCGTTCTAAAG atGGCGACAATGACAGCGGTGTAGACGAATCTACCCAAGGAAAC GATCTTAATGGCTCGCCAAGTTCACCGAACAAGAAGCTCCCTAGCAAATTGCCGACAAAGGAAAAATCAAGCAGCAGTTTAAAGCAAAGCCTGTCGCGTTCATCCAGCAAGAGTGCAACGGCCAAGACTCCTGAAACTCCACAACCCGGCGAGAAGAAAA AAGTACCCATGAACAAGGTTCAAGTAGGAAGCGCACCATCGCCAAACATTAAAGCCGTAAAATCAAAAATCGGTTCTTTGGAGAACACAACGTACAAACCTGGCGGTGGAAAAGTCAAAATAGAAAACAGGAAGCTCGATTTCAATAACGTCACTCCTAAAATCGCTGCGAAAAATGATGCTTACACTCCGAGCGGTGGGGCAAAGAAG ATCACAACCACCAAATTAGAATGGAACGCAAAATCAAAGATCGGCTCACTCCAAAACGCCGCATACAAACCTGGCGGAGGAGATAAGAAGATAGAGACAGTGAAGTTGGACTTCAAGGAAAAAGCGAAGCCAAAGGTCGCGTCCACCGTTAACATCACACACAAACCAGGCGGTGGAACCATTAAG AGTCCAGTACCGCCGTCAACACAGGCATCAAAAGCAGATGAGAATCTGAATCAGCAGCAGTTTTAA
- the LOC116768936 gene encoding microtubule-associated protein tau isoform X3, with translation MEQLPSNNVNRASIEPRNQGGAINSEGAATQNLPARPPLTRADSRSAFPPQSLRLGAPQLQQRPQFQPGTGTSQAQFAPRPTNPAQRGQAPVGPPGSPQIRGQQPILRPLGPQQFTSQGPRPIQSPTFTQPPQRGPVPNNLQFGPRQPPQFGNVTTPEGSRPPVPPSNGSYKNGSALNAPINAQITSQPIQGPPKSSDSINSIQNKPVNLENQTASSENQNGKPENAYEVQGAVKGRSYSIAAAPGAPSPLKTEDDRRKSVSAVGGRYDELTSRSPGLSLIQEMKGSKDNILGSKESVRSEASNDGAKDIPERPESRLNGSKMTESFMGSLSNLSSKKKGDDDDDVIAQSNPSAAKLEITQNKTDLSDRSPSLTRSDDSPEPKAAPQPPVQSKKSPVSTTPEPQRPKTPKSDKKPEVKQEPAKDIKPKETPTKNAAKSPIYEAKSPINSKPVTSANQKPTELKTPVTPHDSKKSTPRKIVSAPASRSKDGDNDSGVDESTQGNDLNGSPSSPNKKLPSKLPTKEKSSSSLKQSLSRSSSKSATAKTPETPQPGEKKKVPMNKVQVGSAPSPNIKAVKSKIGSLENTTYKPGGGKVKIENRKLDFNNVTPKIAAKNDAYTPSGGAKKITTTKLEWNAKSKIGSLQNAAYKPGGGDKKIETVKLDFKEKAKPKVASTVNITHKPGGGTIKIENQKLEFKAQSKVGSLDNVKHKPGGGDIKIFDDKDYIKQIGGVSPQPSGVSRQEPEYLYTFY, from the exons atggaGCAATTACCGAGTAACAACGTCAATCGG GCTTCAATTGAGCCTCGGAATCAGGGTGGGGCTATCAATTCAGAAGGTGCGGCAACTCAGAATCTTCCGGCTCGTCCACCGTTAACAAGAGCAGACTCTCGATCAGCTTTCCCACCGCAGTCTCTCCGACTAGGAGCACCCCAATTACAACAGAGGCCTCAATTTCAACCAGGAACTGGGACTTCTCAAGCACAATTTGCACCTCGGCCTACAAACCCAGCTCAAAGAGGACAGGCTCCGGTTGGTCCCCCAGGATCTCCGCAAATCCGAGGTCAACAACCTATTTTGCGTCCATTAGGTCCACAACAGTTTACATCTCAAGGTCCTAGACCTATTCAGTCTCCAACATTTACCCAGCCACCGCAGCGCGGCCCGGTACCAAACAATCTACAGTTTGGTCCTAGACAACCTCCACAATTTGGGAACGTTACAACCCCAGAAGGTTCCAGACCACCTGTACCTCCATCCAACGGGTCTTATAAAAACGGTAGTGCATTGAATGCTCCAATAAACGCACAAATTACAAGCCAGCCAATACAAGGCCCTCCAAAGAGTAGTGACTCTATTAACTCCATCCAAAACAAACCGGTCAACCTGGAGAACCAAACAGCATCGAGCGAAAATCAAAATGGGAAGCCGGAAAATGCCTACGAAGTTCAGGGAGCGGTTAAAGGAAGGAGCTACAGCATTGCAGCCGCTCCTGGGGCACCAAGCCCTTTAAAAACGGAAGATGACAGAAGAAAATCAGTGAGTGCTGTAGGTGGACGGTATGATGAGTTGACTAGTCGTAGTCCAGGGCTAAGTTTGATACAGGAAATGAAAGGCAGTAAAGATAATATTCTTGGCTCCAAAGAAAGTGTTCGATCTGAAGCATCCAACGATGGGGCTAAAGATATCCCTGAACGTCCAGAGTCTCGATTGAATGGATCCAAAATGACAGAATCCTTTATGGGATCTTTGTCAAACCTGTCATCTAAAAAGAAAGGAGATGACGATGATGACGTCATCGCACAGAGCAACCCCTCTGCAGCAAAGCTGGAAATAactcaaaataaaactgatctcTCCGACCGTTCTCCGTCTTTAACTAGAAGTGATGATTCGCCAGAACCTAAAGCCGCACCACAGCCTCCAGTTCAATCAAAGAAATCGCCGGTTTCTACTACTCCTGAGCCACAACGCCCAAAAACACCTAAGTCCGACAAAAAACCAGAAGTAAAACAAGAGCCAGCTAAAGATATAAAACCAAAAGAAACACCTACTAAAAACGCAGCAAAGTCTCCAATTTATGAGGCAAAATCACCAATAAATTCAAAACCTGTTACATCTGCAAATCAAAAACCAACTGAACTTAAAACTCCTGTAACACCACACGATTCCAAAAAATCAACACCACGCAAAATCGTTTCTGCGCCAGCTTCGCGTTCTAAAG atGGCGACAATGACAGCGGTGTAGACGAATCTACCCAAGGAAAC GATCTTAATGGCTCGCCAAGTTCACCGAACAAGAAGCTCCCTAGCAAATTGCCGACAAAGGAAAAATCAAGCAGCAGTTTAAAGCAAAGCCTGTCGCGTTCATCCAGCAAGAGTGCAACGGCCAAGACTCCTGAAACTCCACAACCCGGCGAGAAGAAAA AAGTACCCATGAACAAGGTTCAAGTAGGAAGCGCACCATCGCCAAACATTAAAGCCGTAAAATCAAAAATCGGTTCTTTGGAGAACACAACGTACAAACCTGGCGGTGGAAAAGTCAAAATAGAAAACAGGAAGCTCGATTTCAATAACGTCACTCCTAAAATCGCTGCGAAAAATGATGCTTACACTCCGAGCGGTGGGGCAAAGAAG ATCACAACCACCAAATTAGAATGGAACGCAAAATCAAAGATCGGCTCACTCCAAAACGCCGCATACAAACCTGGCGGAGGAGATAAGAAGATAGAGACAGTGAAGTTGGACTTCAAGGAAAAAGCGAAGCCAAAGGTCGCGTCCACCGTTAACATCACACACAAACCAGGCGGTGGAACCATTAAG ATTGAGAATCAAAAATTGGAATTCAAAGCGCAAAGTAAAGTTGGGTCTTTGGACAACGTGAAACACAAACCGGGCGGCGGTGACATCAAGATATTTGATGATAAAGATTACATCAAGCAGATAGGAGGAGTGTCTCCTCAGCCGAGCGGAGTGTCACGACAGGAG CCAGAGTATTTGTACACGTTCTATTGA